A single Eremothecium sinecaudum strain ATCC 58844 chromosome VIII, complete sequence DNA region contains:
- the NNT1 gene encoding S-adenosylmethionine-dependent methyltransferase (Syntenic homolog of Ashbya gossypii AGR284W; Syntenic homolog of Saccharomyces cerevisiae YLR285W (NNT1)) codes for MGDLEDIELESGLFEEPEDFYAKESENHFAEYVREIISEKSKSRKSKIPVRLVGSSPLWGHILWNSGIYTAMHLDKNVEECLDKCVLELGAAGALPSLVAGLIGAKKVVSTDYPDADLISNIQYNVDHVLYDGEELSTDEAIKSKQLQQRNVVVEGYIWGGSYEPLLAHLPNGKDKDAKFDLIILSDLVFNHTEHHKLLKTTKDLLASDGRALVVFSPHRPWLLDEDLRFFETAKEYGLKTEVIEVANWKPMFEKDAGSEEIRARVYAHYLTHE; via the coding sequence ATGGGTGATTTAGAAGATATAGAGCTAGAAAGTGGTCTTTTTGAGGAGCCAGAGGACTTCTATGCCAAGGAATCAGAAAACCATTTTGCAGAATATGTCAGAGAAATCATTTCTGAGAAATCCAAGAGTAGGAAATCGAAGATTCCAGTCCGACTAGTGGGTTCATCTCCTTTATGGGGTCACATATTGTGGAATTCCGGTATTTATACGGCGATGCACCTCGATAAAAACGTCGAAGAATGTCTTGACAAGTGTGTTTTGGAACTCGGTGCTGCGGGGGCTCTACCGTCGCTTGTCGCAGGTCTAATAGGTGCCAAGAAGGTGGTGTCAACGGATTATCCTGACGCAGACCTGATTAGCAACATCCAGTATAATGTTGACCATGTTCTCTACGACGGCGAGGAGCTGTCGACAGACGAAGCTATTAAGTCAAAGCAGCTACAGCAACGGAATGTTGTTGTGGAGGGCTATATATGGGGAGGCAGTTACGAGCCGCTGCTTGCCCACTTACCTAACGGAAAGGACAAGGATGCCAAATTTGATCTTATCATCCTCAGTGACCTCGTTTTCAACCATACTGAGCATCACAAGCTGCTAAAAACTACCAAAGACCTACTTGCCAGCGATGGCCGTGCTTTAGTCGTATTTTCGCCACATAGACCCTGGCTACTGGACGAAGACTTAAGATTCTTTGAGACAGCCAAGGAATATGGCCTGAAGACTGAGGTAATTGAGGTTGCAAATTGGAAACCGATGTTTGAGAAAGACGCTGGCTCTGAAGAAATCAGAGCACGAGTCTATGCTCACTACCTCACACACGAGTAG
- the LAS17 gene encoding actin-binding protein LAS17 (Syntenic homolog of Ashbya gossypii AGR285W; Syntenic homolog of Saccharomyces cerevisiae YOR181W (LAS17)) has protein sequence MGQLSNDDKEKIKRALPKTSNKIIDVAVARLYIAYPDPNEWRYTGLSGALVLVDDLVGCTFFLKLVDIDGHRGVLWDQELYVGFEYNQDRTFFHSFELEQCYAGLLFEDLGEAAHMLKRVQKREKYASKKTLSNKNAIALSKKLEEEHRASRSTFGPRGEPIITDQRRRYSYSTRNYEEAPPVVTNKKKAPPPPPEVEVPVPDIKTHQKMTMGGVPSSVIPEAPSLPSIPRSTHNENSIGPNTRDVVQLNSQEVKPIPTQRRSKYEIPPPPAEFFPMQLPPSPEAFPPRQDAPPGPPQLPGRNSQAPRVIDNVSKTQQQSHPPPPPPPAPSAQTNSYNSSIVRPVPPLPTNASRNDGPPVPPSRRNPAPPPPPRRNVATSLRNSGSGAQVSHLPSVRSPNSGGTAPPPPPRRSAAPPPPPRTSRLADKPGSRQRMPPPSVVNETHAQPPAHIQQFSPTKSPSQQQFAQTKAPPQQQERPGFPTPPPPPPPPPPALAVTSNSENNGSLNESTGDPGRDALLASIRGARGVNGLRKVDKSALDRPSVILQEARGEKLSNPSSNAALSSTSTGGQASLADALAEALNMRKSKVRIGLDDHNNDDW, from the coding sequence ATGGGGCAGTTGTCTAACGATGACAAAGAGAAGATAAAGCGAGCACTTCCAAAAACTTCTAATAAGATTATCGATGTTGCTGTCGCTAGGTTATATATTGCATATCCAGATCCAAATGAATGGCGCTATACTGGTTTGTCAGGAGCGTTAGTATTAGTTGATGATCTTGTGGGGTGCACTTTCTTTTTAAAGCTAGTTGACATAGACGGTCATCGGGGGGTTCTTTGGGATCAAGAATTGTACGTTGGTTTTGAGTATAATCAAGATAGAACATTTTTCCATAGTTTTGAACTTGAACAATGCTATGCGGGGTTGCTATTTGAGGACCTTGGCGAGGCTGCTCATATGTTGAAACGAGTACAAAAGCGTGAGAAGTATGCATCCAAGAAAACCTTATCGAATAAGAACGCGATTGCGTTGAGTAAGAAGCTGGAAGAGGAGCACCGAGCTTCACGCTCTACTTTTGGTCCACGTGGAGAGCCTATAATTACTGACCAGAGGAGAAGATATAGCTATAGTACGAGAAATTATGAGGAGGCCCCTCCTGTAGTTACAAATAAGAAAAAGGCTCCACCTCCACCTCCTGAGGTGGAAGTCCCAGTTCCAGACATCAAAACCCATCAGAAAATGACGATGGGTGGAGTGCCATCTTCCGTTATTCCAGAAGCACCTTCTTTGCCATCAATTCCAAGGTCTACTCATAATGAGAACAGTATAGGTCCTAATACCAGAGATGTCGTGCAACTCAATTCTCAAGAAGTGAAACCAATTCCAACACAGAGAAGGTCAAAGTATGAAATACCACCTCCTCCTGCTGAGTTCTTCCCGATGCAACTTCCACCATCACCAGAAGCATTTCCCCCCCGTCAAGACGCCCCTCCCGGACCTCCACAATTACCAGGTAGAAACTCTCAGGCACCTAGAGTCATCGATAATGTCTCAAAAACACAGCAGCAGTCACATCCACCCCCACCCCCACCTCCGGCACCATCTGCACAAACCAATAGTTACAATTCTTCGATAGTAAGGCCAGTTCCCCCTCTTCCTACCAATGCGTCGAGGAATGATGGACCACCAGTACCGCCTTCGAGACGTAATCCTGCTCCGCCACCTCCTCCACGAAGAAACGTTGCTACTTCCTTGCGGAATTCAGGGAGTGGAGCACAGGTGTCTCATTTACCTTCGGTTAGATCACCCAATTCAGGAGGAACAGCTCCCCCACCTCCTCCTAGAAGGAGTGCTGCTCCACCTCCTCCACCAAGAACGTCCCGACTTGCTGATAAGCCAGGTTCGCGGCAGCGGATGCCGCCGCCATCTGTTGTAAACGAGACACATGCGCAACCGCCCGCGCATATTCAACAATTTTCCCCAACTAAAAGTCCATCTCAGCAGCAATTTGCGCAAACAAAAGCTCCACCTCAGCAACAGGAGCGGCCTGGCTTTCCAACGCCGCCTCCACCACCTCCGCCTCCACCACCTGCTCTTGCTGTTACGTCGAACTCGGAAAATAATGGCTCATTGAATGAATCTACAGGTGATCCGGGGAGGGATGCGTTGTTGGCATCAATTCGTGGTGCTAGAGGCGTAAATGGGTTACGTAAGGTTGATAAATCAGCGTTAGACAGACCTTCTGTTATTCTGCAAGAAGCTCGAGGGGAAAAGCTGTCGAATCCTAGCAGTAATGCCGCACTATCTTCAACTAGTACTGGAGGTCAAGCATCATTGGCAGATGCTCTTGCAGAAGCATTAAATATGAGAAAGAGTAAAGTCAGAATAGGGTTAGATGACCATAATAATGATGATTGGTGA
- a CDS encoding uncharacterized protein (Syntenic homolog of Ashbya gossypii AGR286C; Syntenic homolog of Saccharomyces cerevisiae YLR287C) → MSDELENVLGTFNERFNYESIESLYGIKSTTQLKDSTPLLELAKLAKLIKAHSTKVGILSNETRLRNNEATLTKQILELEQTVFYLLSLLPLFHNSGHYTSYLLKHLDEAILNVLQCIRNMYEEIRQKTESLVSVGRLWSLTDELLMIADEGNLGLLKKHISSSITLVNDTVLELHDWLEEPTLDNSDPFGLGSESDGEDEPEVEGSNTAVPEEMIKFVKGLEGKFKMVKLLLSSFGKSISLKNPHTKSNAETLDKLYLVQIEVIEQIDEFASSVFMLGSDFNAKDDEIVAEVNRLDATMSRLCKLLKKLNKTDAKRNQWIESWETQWRKK, encoded by the coding sequence ATGAGTGATGAATTAGAGAATGTTTTGGGTACATTTAACGAGCGTTTCAATTACGAATCTATTGAATCGTTATATGGTATAAAATCTACAACTCAACTAAAGGATTCAACACCTCTACTAGAATTGGCGAAACTTGCAAAATTGATCAAGGCTCACAGTACTAAAGTAGGCATATTATCGAATGAGACTCGTCTGCGGAACAATGAGGCAACCTTGACGAAACAAATTCTAGAACTGGAACAAACAGTGTTCTATCTCTTGTCACTTTTGCCTCTTTTTCATAATTCTGGTCACTATACATCGTATCTCCTCAAGCATTTGGACGAAGCTATACTTAATGTTCTACAATGCATTCGGAATATGTATGAAGAGATCAGACAAAAGACTGAAAGTCTCGTAAGTGTGGGACGGCTTTGGTCTTTAACAGATGAGCTTTTGATGATAGCAGATGAGGGCAACCTTGGTCTTTTAAAGAAGCACATATCGTCGTCAATAACACTGGTAAATGACACAGTCTTAGAACTACACGATTGGCTTGAAGAGCCAACACTTGACAATAGTGATCCCTTCGGTCTGGGTAGTGAGTCTGATGGGGAAGATGAACCTGAGGTTGAGGGTTCCAATACAGCTGTCCCCGAAGAAATGATTAAGTTCGTTAAAGGCCTGGAGGGGAAGTTTAAAATGGTAAAATTATTACTCAGTTCCTTTGGCAAAAGCATCTCTTTAAAAAATCCTCATACCAAATCAAATGCGGAGACTTTAGACAAGTTGTACTTGGTTCAGATAGAGGTGATAGAGCAAATTGATGAGTTTGCTTCGTCTGTTTTTATGCTGGGTTCGGATTTTAATGCTAAAGATGACGAGATAGTTGCGGAGGTGAATAGGTTGGATGCAACCATGTCTAGACTCTGTaaattgttgaagaagctTAATAAAACCGATGCAAAGAGGAATCAATGGATCGAGAGCTGGGAAACTCAATGGAGAAAGAAATAG
- a CDS encoding 40S ribosomal protein eS30 (Syntenic homolog of Ashbya gossypii AGR287C; Syntenic homolog of Saccharomyces cerevisiae YLR287C-A (RPS30A) and YOR182C (RPS30B); 1-intron in Ashbya gossypii): MGKVHGSLARAGKVKSQTPKVEKQEKPKSPKGRAYKRLLYTRRFVNVTLTNGKRKMNSNQPAN; encoded by the coding sequence GGTAAAGTTCACGGTTCCCTAGCTCGTGCTGGTAAAGTTAAGTCTCAAACCCCAAAGGTTGAAAAGCAAGAAAAGCCAAAGTCTCCAAAGGGTAGAGCTTACAAGAGATTGTTGTACACCAGAAGATTCGTCAACGTCACTTTGACTAACGGTAAGAGAAAGATGAACTCCAACCAACCAGCAAACTAA